One segment of Pseudomonas pohangensis DNA contains the following:
- a CDS encoding DMT family transporter, translated as MNLSLYLLTVLIWGTTWIALKLQLGEVAIPLSIAYRFALAALVLFVLLRLSGKLQVLGRRGQLFCLLQGLCLFCLNFMCFYTASQWIPSGLVAVVFSTATLWNALNARLFFGRRLAANVLWGGLFGLGGLSLLFWPELADHTASRETLRGLGLALLGTLFFSAGNMLSSVQQQAGLRPLSTNAWGMLYGALILAGYCVVTGVPLSFDSSPRYLGSLLYLAIPGSVIGFTAYLTLVGRMGPERAAYCTVLFPLVALNISAVLEGYQWTLPGLLGLLLVMLGNVLVFRQPRPVLAAAQLAP; from the coding sequence ATGAATCTGTCGCTGTATTTGCTTACCGTACTGATCTGGGGCACCACCTGGATCGCCCTCAAACTTCAGCTGGGCGAGGTGGCAATTCCGCTGTCGATTGCCTATCGCTTTGCGCTGGCGGCGCTGGTGCTGTTCGTGTTGCTGCGCCTCAGCGGAAAACTGCAGGTACTCGGTCGTCGTGGCCAGCTGTTCTGCCTGCTGCAGGGTCTGTGCCTGTTCTGTCTGAATTTCATGTGTTTCTACACTGCCAGCCAATGGATACCCAGCGGGCTGGTCGCGGTGGTGTTTTCCACGGCCACTTTATGGAATGCACTGAATGCGCGCTTGTTCTTCGGCCGGCGGCTTGCGGCCAATGTGCTGTGGGGCGGCCTGTTCGGTCTGGGCGGCCTGAGCCTGCTGTTCTGGCCCGAACTGGCTGACCATACCGCCAGCCGCGAGACCCTCCGGGGGCTGGGCCTGGCCCTGCTGGGCACGCTGTTTTTCTCGGCCGGCAACATGCTGTCCAGCGTGCAGCAGCAGGCCGGTCTGCGTCCGCTGAGCACCAATGCCTGGGGCATGCTTTACGGGGCGCTGATTCTGGCCGGCTACTGTGTGGTGACGGGGGTGCCGTTGAGCTTCGACAGCTCGCCGCGCTATCTGGGTTCCCTGTTGTACCTGGCGATTCCCGGCTCGGTGATCGGTTTCACCGCTTACCTGACGCTGGTCGGGCGCATGGGGCCGGAACGTGCGGCGTATTGCACGGTGCTGTTTCCGCTGGTGGCGCTGAATATCTCGGCGGTGCTGGAGGGCTATCAGTGGACCCTGCCGGGCCTGCTCGGGCTGCTGCTGGTGATGCTGGGCAATGTGCTGGTGTTCCGTCAGCCGCGGCCGGTACTGGCCGCAGCGCAACTGGCGCCCTGA
- a CDS encoding DUF4212 domain-containing protein has translation MDSEKNNATAYWKANVRLITCCLVVWALVSFGFGILLRPMLAGIAVGGTDLGFWFAQQGSIISFIGIIFFYAWKMNKLDKKFDVEE, from the coding sequence ATGGATTCTGAAAAAAATAATGCAACGGCGTACTGGAAGGCCAACGTGCGACTGATCACCTGTTGTCTGGTGGTCTGGGCCCTGGTTTCCTTTGGCTTTGGCATTTTGCTGCGTCCCATGCTGGCAGGTATTGCTGTCGGTGGTACTGATCTCGGCTTCTGGTTCGCCCAGCAAGGCTCGATCATTTCATTTATCGGGATCATTTTCTTCTACGCGTGGAAAATGAACAAACTCGATAAAAAATTCGACGTCGAGGAGTAA
- a CDS encoding SDR family oxidoreductase, with translation MPLPVVLISGCSSGIGRALADAFKAAGYQVWAGARKAADLEQLNAAGFRGVALDVNDARVIGQMVERLSSEAGRLDVLINNAGYGGIGPLLDGGVEAMRQQFETNLFSLVGVTRACFPLLRASKGLVVNIGSVSGVLTTPFAGAYCASKAAVHSLSDALRMELAPFSIEVMEVQPGAIASNFGANASQHAEQLINESSPWWPLRDGIRTRANVSQEKPTPAAEFARQLLRAVQRSPRKRLVRLGHGSHSLPLMARLLPQGLLEKALTKRFGLNRKL, from the coding sequence ATGCCTCTCCCCGTCGTTCTAATCAGTGGCTGTTCCAGCGGTATCGGCCGGGCGCTGGCGGATGCCTTCAAGGCCGCCGGGTATCAGGTCTGGGCCGGTGCCCGCAAAGCCGCAGACCTCGAGCAACTGAACGCAGCGGGATTCCGGGGAGTGGCACTGGATGTCAACGATGCCCGGGTGATCGGGCAGATGGTCGAGCGTCTGAGTAGCGAAGCCGGCCGGCTGGATGTGCTGATCAACAACGCCGGCTACGGCGGTATCGGCCCGCTGCTCGACGGCGGCGTGGAAGCCATGCGTCAGCAGTTCGAAACCAACCTGTTCTCGCTGGTCGGCGTGACCCGCGCCTGCTTCCCGTTGCTGCGTGCGAGCAAGGGGCTGGTGGTGAATATCGGCAGCGTTTCCGGGGTGCTGACCACCCCGTTTGCCGGCGCCTACTGTGCCTCGAAAGCAGCGGTGCACTCACTATCCGATGCGCTGCGCATGGAGCTGGCGCCCTTCTCCATCGAAGTAATGGAAGTGCAGCCGGGAGCGATTGCCTCCAATTTTGGCGCCAACGCCAGCCAGCATGCGGAGCAGCTGATCAACGAGTCTTCGCCCTGGTGGCCGCTACGCGACGGCATCCGCACACGGGCGAATGTCTCTCAGGAAAAACCCACACCGGCTGCCGAGTTTGCCCGGCAACTGCTACGGGCTGTGCAGCGCTCACCGCGCAAACGTCTGGTGCGCCTTGGCCATGGCAGCCACAGCCTGCCGCTGATGGCGCGCTTGCTGCCTCAGGGCCTGCTGGAAAAGGCTCTGACCAAGCGCTTCGGTCTGAACCGCAAGCTGTAA
- a CDS encoding PhoH family protein, whose product MDQSGRASTEQPILYVLDTNVLIHDPNALLNFEEHHVAIPMTVLEELDKLKAGKHSVAAECRQAIRMIDQILGEATPEQVERGVPIQRGKSGPRGSMSILMSRRAEPIMLLPENLNDNKIINQLVELRSRHPGTSVVLVTKDINMRLKARACGIESEDYHTDQLVDDVSLLSQGYHDLEGSFWDRVNKVETRQGHGKTWHTVQMLEKLPVHINDFILDAQGFVGWVKEVGENELLILDMHHEQLMHQEAWGLRPRDIYQSLALYALLDPDIHLVNLSGAAGSGKTILALAAAIEQTMVSKRYRRIIATRSVQGLDQEIGFLPGTEAEKMEPWLGAITDNLEALHMEDESTNGSVDYILQKVPMQFKSLNYIRGRSFQQSLILIDECQNLTPHQMKTIITRAGSGSKVVCLGNLAQIDTPYLSAPSSGLTYLTERFKDFPHGVHVTLQGVPRSVLAEFAEANM is encoded by the coding sequence ATGGATCAAAGCGGACGCGCAAGTACCGAGCAGCCAATCCTCTACGTCCTTGATACCAATGTCCTGATCCACGATCCCAATGCGTTGCTGAATTTCGAAGAACACCACGTAGCCATTCCGATGACCGTGCTCGAGGAGCTGGACAAGCTCAAGGCCGGCAAGCACTCGGTGGCAGCCGAGTGCCGCCAGGCGATCCGCATGATTGACCAGATTCTCGGCGAGGCTACCCCTGAACAGGTGGAGAGGGGGGTACCGATCCAACGCGGCAAGAGCGGGCCGCGCGGTAGCATGTCGATCCTGATGAGCCGGCGCGCCGAGCCGATCATGCTGCTGCCGGAAAACCTCAACGACAACAAGATCATCAACCAGCTGGTCGAACTGCGCAGCCGTCATCCGGGCACCAGCGTGGTGCTGGTGACCAAGGACATCAACATGCGCCTGAAGGCGCGCGCCTGCGGAATCGAGTCGGAGGATTACCATACCGACCAGCTGGTCGATGATGTGTCGCTGCTGTCGCAGGGTTATCACGACCTTGAGGGCTCCTTCTGGGACCGGGTCAACAAGGTGGAAACCCGCCAGGGGCATGGCAAGACCTGGCACACCGTGCAGATGCTGGAAAAACTGCCGGTGCATATCAATGACTTCATCCTCGATGCCCAGGGCTTTGTCGGCTGGGTCAAGGAAGTTGGTGAAAACGAACTGCTGATCCTCGACATGCATCACGAGCAATTGATGCATCAGGAGGCATGGGGTCTGCGTCCGCGGGATATCTACCAGTCGCTGGCACTGTATGCGCTGCTCGATCCGGACATCCATCTGGTCAACCTGTCCGGCGCTGCCGGTTCCGGCAAGACCATTCTGGCACTGGCGGCAGCGATCGAACAGACCATGGTCAGCAAGCGCTACCGGCGCATTATCGCCACCCGTAGTGTGCAGGGGCTGGATCAGGAAATCGGCTTTCTGCCGGGTACCGAGGCGGAGAAAATGGAACCCTGGCTGGGTGCGATTACCGACAACCTGGAGGCGCTGCACATGGAGGACGAGAGCACCAACGGCAGCGTCGATTACATCCTGCAAAAGGTGCCGATGCAGTTCAAATCGCTCAACTACATCCGTGGCCGCAGCTTCCAGCAGAGCCTGATCCTCATCGACGAGTGCCAGAACCTCACCCCGCACCAGATGAAAACCATCATCACCCGCGCCGGCAGCGGCTCGAAGGTGGTCTGTCTGGGTAACCTGGCGCAGATCGATACGCCTTACCTGTCGGCACCCAGCTCGGGCCTGACCTACCTGACCGAGCGTTTCAAGGACTTCCCGCACGGGGTGCACGTGACCCTGCAAGGGGTGCCGCGCTCTGTACTGGCCGAGTTCGCCGAAGCCAATATGTAG
- a CDS encoding nucleoside deaminase → MHPKHLALLEQAPPGNGSDDLWARLCCEQALLALEEGSYAVGALLVNQTGELLLSGRNRVFSSHYGSARHAEMQVIDELETLHPDQDRHTLTLYVSLQPCLMCFARILLSGIPRVRYLARDRNGGFSGRRTRLPPAWANLASRVSIARAKVDPYWSELAELAVNRLQDPAALRNRVLWAWAGGCDPQAIARD, encoded by the coding sequence ATGCATCCCAAACACCTCGCATTGCTGGAGCAGGCTCCTCCCGGTAACGGCAGTGATGACCTCTGGGCACGGCTTTGTTGCGAACAGGCACTGCTGGCGCTGGAGGAAGGCAGTTATGCGGTAGGCGCGCTGCTGGTCAATCAGACCGGGGAGTTGCTGCTCAGTGGACGCAACCGGGTTTTCAGCAGCCACTATGGCAGCGCCCGGCATGCCGAAATGCAGGTAATCGATGAGCTGGAGACTTTGCATCCTGATCAGGATCGCCACACGCTGACCCTTTATGTGAGCCTGCAGCCCTGTCTGATGTGTTTTGCTCGCATCCTGCTCTCGGGCATTCCCCGGGTGCGCTATCTGGCCCGCGACCGCAACGGCGGCTTTAGCGGCCGCCGTACACGCCTGCCGCCGGCATGGGCCAATCTGGCTTCGCGGGTAAGTATTGCCCGGGCCAAAGTCGATCCCTACTGGAGCGAACTGGCCGAGCTTGCGGTCAACCGCTTGCAGGATCCTGCCGCCCTGCGCAACCGTGTCCTGTGGGCCTGGGCCGGAGGATGCGACCCGCAAGCTATCGCAAGGGATTGA
- a CDS encoding Lrp/AsnC family transcriptional regulator: MQDSLSPIDRKILRLLQRNADLSAAEVAEKVGLSQSPCWRRINRMQEEGLIERKVALLNHKKLGFSITVFVDIKLSAHGRSHLQEFEQAVVGYPEVLECYTMAGGSDYLLKVVAKDMTGYERFLRDHLLQRPHVQEAHSHIAMSEVKRTSELPLD, translated from the coding sequence ATGCAGGACAGTCTGAGCCCCATTGATCGCAAGATTCTGCGCCTGCTGCAGCGCAACGCCGATCTGTCTGCGGCCGAGGTGGCAGAAAAAGTCGGGCTGTCCCAGTCGCCGTGCTGGCGGCGAATCAACCGTATGCAGGAAGAAGGGCTGATCGAACGCAAGGTCGCCTTGCTTAATCACAAGAAGCTCGGCTTCAGCATCACCGTGTTTGTCGACATCAAACTGTCGGCCCATGGCCGCAGTCACCTGCAGGAGTTCGAGCAGGCGGTGGTCGGTTATCCGGAGGTGCTGGAGTGCTACACCATGGCCGGTGGCTCGGACTACCTGTTGAAGGTGGTGGCCAAGGATATGACCGGCTACGAGCGCTTCCTGCGCGACCACCTGCTGCAACGCCCGCACGTGCAGGAAGCGCATTCGCATATCGCCATGAGCGAAGTCAAACGCACCAGCGAACTGCCGCTGGATTGA
- the yaaA gene encoding peroxide stress protein YaaA, which yields MLMVISPAKTLDYDSEPVTTRFTQPEHLDQAQLLIEQLRQLNPAQIGKLMKLSDPLAGLNAARYGSWQTPFTTDNARQALLAFKGDVYTGLAVEDFSAADFDFAQQHLRMLSGLYGLLRPLDLMQAYRLEMGTRLTNPRGKNLYEFWGERISSWLNQALAKQGDDILLNLASNEYFSSVKRKVLNARVIETEFKDLKNGQYKIISFYAKKARGLMARYVIKNQLRDPVALQQFDAQGYRYSAEQSSADKLVFLRDHPQDV from the coding sequence ATGTTGATGGTGATTTCCCCGGCGAAGACGCTGGACTACGACTCGGAACCGGTTACCACACGCTTTACCCAGCCCGAACATCTCGATCAGGCACAGCTGTTGATCGAGCAGTTGCGCCAGCTCAACCCCGCGCAAATCGGCAAGTTGATGAAACTCTCCGATCCGCTGGCCGGACTGAACGCCGCCCGTTACGGCAGCTGGCAGACACCCTTCACTACAGACAACGCACGGCAGGCGCTGCTGGCATTCAAGGGCGATGTGTATACCGGCCTGGCGGTCGAGGACTTCAGCGCAGCGGATTTCGACTTCGCCCAGCAGCACCTGCGCATGCTCTCCGGGTTGTATGGCCTGTTGCGTCCGCTCGACCTGATGCAGGCTTACCGCCTGGAAATGGGCACCAGACTGACCAACCCGCGCGGCAAGAACCTCTATGAGTTCTGGGGCGAGCGCATCAGCAGCTGGCTGAACCAGGCGCTGGCCAAACAGGGCGATGACATCCTGCTCAATCTGGCCTCCAATGAGTACTTCAGTTCGGTCAAGCGCAAGGTGCTGAATGCGCGGGTCATCGAAACCGAATTCAAAGACCTGAAAAACGGCCAGTACAAGATCATCAGCTTCTACGCCAAAAAAGCCCGTGGCCTGATGGCGCGCTACGTGATCAAAAATCAGCTGCGCGATCCCGTTGCCCTGCAGCAATTCGATGCGCAGGGTTATCGCTACAGCGCAGAGCAGTCCAGCGCCGACAAACTGGTGTTCCTGCGCGACCATCCGCAAGATGTGTGA